The Penaeus chinensis breed Huanghai No. 1 chromosome 29, ASM1920278v2, whole genome shotgun sequence genome window below encodes:
- the LOC125040393 gene encoding Down syndrome cell adhesion molecule-like protein Dscam2: MLKRREAETPKEKQLKKEKVPGVRFRGEGHQAKPGETTTARLTPLVPDTQYLVRVLAANHLGASPHSEPLQVRTEGEAPSAPPTSVRSDAVSPTSLRVVWEPPPAHTHHGDLLGYHVGVRRHDLGNDESYNFSVVGVGAGGGGREVVTALRAWVQYAVAVRAYNAHGAGPVSPPVVVRTLEDVPSSPPVGVECSGGAGGTSLYVRWAPPPPAFHNGLLQGYRLTLTRLDDSTEKVEELIRMTSGREESVGGLRAWSNYTVTVAAVTRAGAGVSSPDLICTTREDVAGVPGGLRALQSDVGAAILTWLPPHPPTGVLLGYTLNHRPPHARAPSQHPLHAHANSHTLTHLSRGTHEFWLTARTRAGEGKPTPTLKLTILDQVPAGVASLGKEVVATLGDDVRFVCLTVGAPPPMPTWSVDGRHLEKDGRFTQEADGSLVIRGVERGDLGNYTCSIHSVRKSPYVHTSTTYVLHVQVPPTAPSVHIADATSSTLTVSWAAGDTGGAPVRAWAVWWRAAVGGGVWHTRELGRTHSRHVINELQCGTEYQVRLAGGAPCEAGSGREGQPLLVRLFGSCCVDLLTDYMPV; encoded by the exons atgttgaaaaggagagaggcagaaacccCAAAGGAAAAACagctgaagaaggagaaagttccCGGCGTGAGATTCAGGGGCGAGGGACATCAGGCGAAA CCGGGCGAGACGACCACCGCCCGCCTCACGCCGCTGGTGCCTGACACGCAGTACCTGGTGCGGGTCCTTGCGGCCAACCACCTGGGCGCGTCCCCGCACTCCGAGCCTTTGCAG GTGCGCACCGAAGGCGAGGCCCCTTCTGCGCCGCCGACGAGTGTCCGGAGCGACGCCGTCTCGCCCACCAGTTTGCGAGTCGTGTGGGAGCCTCCGCCCGCCCACACGCACCACGGTGACCTGCTGGGATATCACGTGGGCGTTCGGCGCCATGA CCTGGGAAATGATGAGTCGTATAACTTCAGCGTAGTAGGCGTGGGCGCAGGTGGAGGTGGGCGAGAAGTGGTAACGGCTCTGCGGGCGTGGGTGCAGTATGCAGTCGCCGTAAGAGCGTACAACGCCCACGGAGCCGGACCCGTGTCTCCGCCCGTCGTGGTCAGGACGCTAGAGGACG TGCCGTCTTCTCCCCCCGTGGGCGTGGAGTGCAGCGGGGGAGCCGGAGGGACATCGCTGTACGTGAGGTGGGCACCGCCGCCGCCCGCCTTCCACAACGGCCTGTTGCAGGGCTACCGCCTCACCCTCACGCGCCTCGATGACTCGACAG agaaggtggaagagcTCATCCGAATGACGAGTGGGCGCGAGGAGAGCGTGGGCGGACTGCGGGCGTGGTCCAATTACACGGTGACGGTGGCGGCCGTGACAAGGGCGGGCGCGGGCGTGTCCTCGCCTGATCTCATCTGCACCACGAGGGAGGATG TTGCGGGCGTCCCTGGCGGACTAAGAGCTTTGCAGTCAGACGTGGGCGCAGCTATCCTCACGTGGCTGCCTCCACACCCCCCCACAGGCGTGCTCTTGGGCTACACGCTAAACCACCGGCCGCCCCACGCCCGCGCGCCCTCACAGCACCCTCTCCACGCCCACGCTAATTCTCACACCCTCACGCACCTCAGCCGCGGCACACACGAGTTCTGGCTGACGGCGAGGACGAGGGCGGGCGAGGGGAAGCCCACGCCCACGCTCAAGCTCACCATTCTGGACCAAG TGCCTGCGGGCGTAGCGTCCTTAGGCAAAGAAGTCGTGGCCACACTGGGCGACGACGTTAGATTTGTGTGCTTGACTGTAGGCGCGCCTCCGCCCATGCCCACCTGGAGTGTCGACGGCAGGCACCTGGAGAAGGACGGGCG GTTCACGCAAGAGGCTGACGGCTCGCTCGTCATCCGCGGCGTCGAGCGAGGTGACCTCGGCAACTACACCTGCTCCATCCACAGTGTGCGGAAGTCCCCATACGTGCACACTTCCACCACGTACGTCCTGCATGTGCAAG TGCCACCGACCGCGCCCTCAGTGCACATCGCAGACGCCACATCCTCTACGCTGACGGTGTCATGGGCGGCGGGAGACACGGGCGGCGCTCCAGTCCGTGCATGGGCCGTGTGGTGGCGGGCGGCGGTGGGCGGAGGAGTGTGGCACACGCGGGAGCTCGGGCGGACACACTCCAGACACGTGATCAACGAACTACAATGTGGAACCGAGTATCAGGTGCGGTTGGCAGGGGGCGCGCCGTGCGAGGCAGGGAGCGGCAGGGAGGGACAGCCTCTCCTCGTGCGGCTGTTCGGATCCTGTTGTGTGGATTTGTTAACCGATTACATGCCAGTTTGA